DNA from Bos javanicus breed banteng chromosome 1, ARS-OSU_banteng_1.0, whole genome shotgun sequence:
TCTGGAATGGACAGGTCCCTGGCTTTTTGGTGTTTCAGTTCTGTGGTCTCTTCACCTGCACAGTCACTTGTTCTCACACGCAACAGACACTCATTATGCACCTCCAGGGCCAGGTTCAGGGTGACAGAGGTGAGCAAGTCAGGTGGTGGAGTCATACTTGATGacatcaaaggtccatctcagCTCCTGAACAATGAGTCCTGTGGTTCAAGCCACAGGAGAAGGTGGACGTGCTCCCTAAGCCTTGTCCATTTTGAACCCTTTGTGGGAGGACAAGCAGGAGTAGCCTGAGCCTTGCCGACTTCTCCTCTCTTGCTCTGCTGTGAGAGAGAGGCCCCCAAGGAGGCTGTACCCCTGCCAGGACCCCCTGTCCACAGTGTCCCCAAGCCTGTCCCCCAGGAGGGCTACAACTCCTGCGCATGACCCTGGGGAACAGCTGAGCCCTTTCATGGGCCACACATCCCTTTTTCTTAGAGGCCATCAGCGTGTCCCCGTGCTGTAGGAACCACGCAACTGGATGGCCCTGGTCACAGATAGGCTATCTGGTGCTGAGCCTCAGCCTTGAGCCTAGAATATGGCTGCCAAACCTCAGGGCTTGGGGACCCTTTCAGGCAAATGTTGGGACTGGTCTGGGAGGTTGGATCCTCACTATGTCCCTTTCCTGTTAACATTTTTTGTGATTTGGACATTGCTTTTTAAGCAAAGAAGATAATTCTGTATACTTTTTTAGTATGAAGtgcacaaaataaaatgaaggaaaaaaaaatatctttgggATCTAGAGAATAAGCTTTCAGATATGTGTATTTATACACATAGAAAAAAGTCAGATATTCACCAAGAGATGAAACTTTAAGATACTTCAAATCCAGGGAAAATGTCAGCAGTTAAGGCCCCCAATCACATCCACAGACACTGGGTACAAAGCATGATGCTGTCCCTCTAAGTCAGAATTTGGAGGAAAACGTGCTTCCTTTTGGGCCTGGAGCCCTAAGGGCCGTGATGCTGTGTGCTTTGTTCTGATGACACGGCTGTTAGGAAAATGGGGACTATTAAGTTAGAACAAAATTACATAAGATGAGGGTTAGTCCAAGTAACTAAAATTGACACTTGCTTATAAAAGATGCAAATTTGAGGCTTTAATTAGGAATCTGCTTTGGTTTCGATGTAAGTCTAACAAATTTGGTCTTCTGACTTTCTAACCTATGACAGAGGGAAAGGGGTGTGAGCACAGGGCCCCTGAGACACAGGAGCCTGAGAGCTGCAGAAGTGAGGGCTGGCTGTGTGACGTGAAAAAGGGGCAGAAAACCCAGAAGAGAGTGGGGGGTAGTGGGGTGAGGGAGCACCAAGTGCAGCTCCACAGGGCAACCTTAGCCCCGAGGGCATCATCGTATCACGGAAAACCTGAGTACTCGCTCCCCTGTGGGAGGCAGAAAGGTCACACAGTGTGACTTGCACCCAAAGCTGCGTTTAAGGGTGTTAAGTGACAGTTATGTGACGATCAGAGTGTGTGGAGCATTAGGTAAGTGAGCAGTGCTCCTGTGGTAACCTCTTGTGGGCACAAGAAGTGGTGCCAGGAGGTGAGAGCAGAGCAAAAGTGGGCACTGAATTCAAAATACTCACGATCAACTCAAGCTCTGGGTGTCCAAAGCTGGGCTCACTGATGGTTCAGGAGACACCACGGAGGGAAGGGAAGGCAACTGGAGGGCTCAGGCTTATCATCAGGGTTCTCCGGGGGTCCAGCTGTTCCTGCCACCACATGCCTCACTGACCAACACGGACGGTGATCGCTTATGTTTGCAATGTCCCTTCACGTGTCCCTGCACTGGAGCCTCACAGCAGCCGCGTGCCCAGGCCCCACTTGGCCAGCCCAATCGCCTCCCCTGCTGTCCAGATTTGCCCGCAGGTCCCTGGGGCTCCGAATGCAATACCTACCTGGGACTGGAGGCTGTGGCTGCTCTGCATGGAGGGGGTGGGCAGGCTGGatcaggagggcagggaggcgGGGCTGGACTGGACTGCATCTGGTGTCGGCCCGCAGCACTCGGTGCTGGGATGGCCAGTCTGTCCTTGCTCTGCCTTGTGGGCTCAGCCGGGCTGTTGCCTTGGCTTCTTCCTGTGCCTGGGGGGCTGCTCTCCAAGGACAGGAAGGGGCTTAGCTGCAGGGCCTGGGGACGGGCATCTTTCAGGTGCTGCTGGGCACCTGGTGCTCCTTCTCTCACTTGCCCACAGTGTTCCTGGGTCTGCAGCCCCATTTGCACCCACTGATGCTGCCTGGTGCCTGGGCCTAGGTCTGCCCTGTAAGAGCCCTGGGGAGCCAAGGGTCTGTGCAGAAGTGCCTGGGGAGGATAGGCAGGGCGCCCTGAGAGCTGGCTCCCTGCCAGGAAATGGGGTGGCTGCTCCTGACTCCCAGGTGTATCCTGTGGTGGACCAAGTGCCCATGTGCCACTAGGGGCTGACGCGTGCACAATCTGGGAGGAATGCCACCGGCTGGCCTTCGCCACTGAAGGCAAGGGTCAGCTGTGGTAGACCACAGGAGCTGAGGGGTCAGGCTGGGCCTCTCCTGCTCCCTGCTCTGCCCCCACTTCCACAGGGACCACTACTGGCTGGCCCTGGACACGAGAATCCCAAATGCTGTCCAAGGAATGGGTGCCACATGGATTGGCAAAAGATGTGGAGTCTGAGGCATTCAGGGGCCCCTGGCACTGACTACTCTGTGACGGTGTCCAGGGAAAGGATTCTTTGCAAAAATCCAGACTCCCAAGGCCTGGTTGAGCCAGGTGTCCAGGGACATTTTGTCCTAAAGGGAGTGAAAGTGCGCAGTTTGACTGGAACAGCTGGGCTGACTGGCTCGGGCTGGAGGCCTCAGGCAGTGAGACAAGGTCAAATGGTGTTGGTTTCTCGAACATTCCCAGACCGAGAGGGGCCACCTGGCTGTGCCAAGGCTGCCACCATGGAGGGCTCTGGAGTGTGGAGCTGGAGGTGAGACAATGCTGGGTGTGCGCGTGAATGTAGCTAGGCGCTGCGCCTCTGTTCTGAGGTGGAGTTACCGCCATGGCTGGCTGGCCTGCGTCCAGAGAAGACCGGGGCTTTGGGGTCTGTGGAGCAGTTGTGCTGGCTGGTAGGGGCGAGCCCACATTGCCATGAGAAAGTGCCTCCTCCTGGCTGTGGGGGCCCCTTTCCTGGCTGGGAGGCAGCAGGCAGCAGGTCTGAGACCCTGCAGTGTCTGCGTCTGCCCTCAGAAGGTTCTTTCCCCACAGACTCTGGTCAAGGTCCGTGACACCCAGATGCTGTAGGGTGGAGCAGAGGTCGAGCTGTTCTTCCACGTCCTTCTCCAGCAGGCGCTCGATGAGGGTCAGCAGGGAGCggtctcccttctcctcctctttctcctggtTGTCCTCACATTTGTCATGAGACCCCCACCTCTCCAAAGCTGAGCCTTGAGAGGTTGGGGCCAGGCAGGACAAGTACTCAGATTCATCTTGCTGCCTCGTAGCTCCAAGGAGAGAGCCTGTGCACACAGGGCCCTGGTCAGTGGGGGGGCCCTTCGTTGCCCTGGTCCTCTTCCTGGCTGGGAGGGCAGTCAGGGGGCCGGGGAGGCTACTCTCATACAGGATGGCCTCCCCCGTGGTGAAGGTGAACGGCCCCTGCAGGGCTCGCTTACGCAGGTGATCCTCCCCCTCTACATCCCTGTGGTTAAGAAAACACAAGACCAAATTGGGGAATCAGTGTACGAATGAGAAAGGGGGCCCTGGCCAGAAGGCAGCAGTGGCTAAGAAACCAAGCAGATGAACAAGAGGCAGGGTATCCTCTGTTCCAGTTTTTACACCCAAGGAAGCAGCCCTAACACTGAATTTGcttctttcttgtattttttggagtatagttttgGATTCTGAAATACATGTGGTCTCAGAGGAAACTGCTCATTTCTGGAATGAATATTCTAGAAATCCATGTAGAATTCCCTAAACGTCAAGTTTACTTTGAAAAGAATAAAGCATTACACAAATGCATACATACAACTTTTCTCACCAGGGAAAAATttccctttttctccctttccaagAGATTCATGGTTCATGTCTGCTCGAAGGCTGCCCCAACTGTCATGGAACACTACGCTCAGCAAGGAGAGCCTTCCTTCAGTAGCCTGACTCCACCTGGAATCTCACATTTGGTTTGGAgtcccacaaaagaaaactgaTCCAGCTAAAATAGAGTGTCTTTCACAGAAGCTGACCAGCATGGCGTGGGCACAGGCTGGAGGGATCTTTAGAGAAGTTAGTACTTATCTAAAGATCTCTGCTCATGCCCTTTGTCTTTAACTCTACTTTGTCAGATATTATTACAGTCACTCTGACTTTCTGGTGCTTATTGTTTGCattacatatctttttttttacatctgaTTATTTCTAATGTATtcatgtcattattttaaaatgtgtgtcttGTAGAAGACATACAGTTCAGTGCTGCTGTTTTGCCCATTCTgacaatctttgtcttttaattgcagTGTTTTATCCATTAACATTTAATAGATTTACTGACAGGCCTAATTTGGGTCTTCTATATTGCTGTTTGCTTTCTGTTTGTAccctcttttttggggggaagttGTTTCTTTGTTCATGGCTTTTCTGCATAGGCACATGAATTTTTTTGGAGTACACTGGATTTTTTGCTGTATCTTTTGCCTTATACGTTTCATGGTTGCTCTAGGAATTACAATATACACCCTTAACATGTTGATGTCTACTTATAATTAATCTTGTGCcactttacataaaatatatgcaCCCTGCAACTATGTAGTTCATGCGCTCTCAACACGCCTCTTTTATGCTAAGTTGTCATCTATATTATATCCACATGTAAAAAATTTCATGCTATGTTTTTGACTTTAAGCAGTCAcatgtattttgaaaaaaagagagaaataattttatgtttattcacATGTTTACTATCTCCTGTTCTCTCTATTCCTTTTTCAGCTTCAAGGCTTTGGTAGGTGCCATTTCCCTTCAGTCTGACACCTTTCCTTCAGCATTTCTGGTAATAaattcttagctttttttttttttttaaaggaaaatacctTTACTAGCTACCATTCTTAAAGGGTATATTTACTGGTCATAACATTCAgagttgacattttaaaaaatgtcaacttTAAAGATATTGTTCTAATATCTTCTGATTACCATTGTTTCTGGTGAGAAGTCCACAGTAATTTAAATCACTGTTCCCCATATTTAATGTGCCCCTTATCTTAGGTTGCTTTCAAAGTTTTCCCTTGATCTTTAGTGTGCAACAGTCTCACCAGAATATGCCTTattgtggttttctttgtatttatactGCTTGGAATTCACTGAAGTTCTTGAATCTGTAAAGTTAAAGCTTTCACAAAATTGGGGAGGTTTCTgattattatttcttctagtatatgtatatatgcacattatAAATActcaaatgaaaattatatatacatatatatttttttctgcccATTCTCTCTGTTACTTTTCAGAGATTTGATTTAACCATATGTTAGACCATTTGGCATTGTTGCACAGATCTCTGAgactgattatatattttttcaatcatttttttctttttgttactcAGATTGGATAATTCTATCAATCTAGCTTCAAGTTCACAAATTCTCCTGTCATCTGAACTTTTACTATAGACACTAttcaaatttttctgttttttacagTTTCTAGTCTTCTGCTGAGAATTCTTATTTTTTCACTCATCATAAGCATGTTTTCCTTTGTGTCCACAAGCATAAAGTTGTTATGAAATTCTTATCTAACATCTGAGTCATCTTAGGGTTGATCTCTATTACTTTTGAgactttctttcctgtttcttcatATATCGAGTAATTTTGGACTTCATTCTTAACCAAACGATAAGCAACTTTGGGTTTTATATGGACATTGTGAAAACATATTGTAGATATGGATTATTTTATGTTCTTCCAAAGATCAgggatatttttgttttacttaactTGGCTACACTGAAAACGCGAACTCTGTTTCCTGTGTCATGGCTGACAGCTGAGATCTTTCTTCAGTTCTTTTGGCCTTAAAGTTGGCAGCTTGAATTCTAACCTACACATGCATGGTTCAGGGGTCAGCAGAGATTTGAACTGAGTTTATCCACAGAATTTGAGGGCTCCTCCTTTCTGGTTCTCTTTCTAatggaaagaaatttttaaaaatagaaagtttttatttcttcatttgataCTGCTACAATTACTATTGTCTTTGCTGTCTGGTTTTAGTGTCATTAAGACCATAAGTTTCCTATTCGAGTTTTTAGCTGTCCAGCCCAAGTGCAGTCTTCTCTAGACTGAAAGCAGTGTAACCCAGGAAACTcactctgtcattcccttctttcaATCACTGATTCTCCATGACTATGGTTAAtggttattattgtttttaacattttgtccAGAAGTTTCAGTTATAGATGTTGCTGTAGTTTTACTTATGGGAAGGTTGATGCAAAAAGAGCAACTTTACCATTACCAGCAGCAAAACTGTTTCaggaaatttaaacaaaaacagaatcaaaACTGAGTAAATTCTCACTGTAAACAGTATGAGGTAGAGATTTCATTTTCCCCATCCTCCAAAAGGCTAATCTGTTCCTACAAACTCACTACTTTGTTCTGTCCTTGTGGATTTAAAATGCCTCTTTAACTAtactttgtgtccaactctttgtgaccccatggactgtagcccaccatgttcctctgtctatagaattctccaggcaaaaatactggagtaggtggctgtgcccttctcctggggatcttcctgacccagggatcgaacccgcagtctcttaagtctcctgcattcccaggcaggttctttaccaatagtgccacctgggaagcccgaatggTACTTCATTTTCCATATGTCCATCCAGATCTGTTTCTTGCCACCCTGCCTCTTCATTGCTCTGTCTACCTGATTCTAGGACAACTCTTTGCTAAAACTGGTGTAGCATTAAGCCTGGCCAGAGAATAATTTGGTACAACCTTTTTGAAAAGCAATTTGACAATATTATCAAGAGCCTTTGAAATGTTTAAACACTTTGACCTAAAAATTCTACTCCTGAGACTCCTTCTAAGGAAGTCAGACTAGCAACCAGATATTTATATACAGATATTTCACCACAGTATCTCCATAATAATGAAAAACTCttccaaattttaatatttaatgaaggGCCATAATGTATTCATATATTATGTAGTTATCAAGATAATTATGGATACTTCTGATATGAGAAATTGCTTTTAACTTATTATTATGTGGAAAAATCAGGACATAAAACTATATATAGGATATAATTTCAAGTATGAAATTTAAATATGTGCCAAATATACCAGAAGGAAATGTACCAACATACTGACAATTTTCCCTTAGTAGGATGACAGCTGATTTTTATATCACTTTGCAATGGTTTTCACTTTCTACAAAGAACAAGCCTTACACACTTAGTGAAACAAACATTACTAAATGAACTGCTGGTTCCTGAACTTCTTGCTTAGTGAATCCAAAGAACAACATAGCTGATACGAGTCATAGAAAATGCGCACTAAGACCCTCTTATTTTTGCAAGGCAGCAAATTGAGGCACATTTACTAAGTGCTTTTCTGAGGCCAGGGTGGAATCAGGCTCAGAATCCAAGTTGTTGGACACATCTTGAATTTCCCAATGATCTAAATATTACTCAGTGAGGCTGCATGTTCAGGGGCCGAAAAGTTTGTTATATGTGGCATATTTTGGCATTACTGGATCTCGGATCCAGAATACAGTGCTAATGAGACCTGGGCCAGATAACTTATTTGGGCTCTTTCATCATTCCCTACATTTCGCATCTCGACCATCCATTTTATACAAATATGTCACAGACCCAAATGGGATCCGGCCATGTAGATTCACAAGTTGGAAGAGAACTTTCTATTGCCTGACATGCTagcaacataaaaacaaaaatgaaactagaCTCTTATTTGTATGCACATTACAAAGTATGTCGTGGATCAACAAAGAGGTGGGCATGGAGGATTAAACGTGAAACCCTGGTCTTCTGGAAGTGAGGGGGCAGATGCTGTGTTACTCAGGAAGTGTCCTGGTCTTGTGCTCAGCCTGCCCCACTGAAGAGCCTTTGACTCCCCTCCTCCCCGCAAAGCCACGCATCACAGATTCACAGGAGCAGGGAAACAGGGAGTGGAGAAAGCAGGTTGAAGGAACAGCATCTCTGAGGACAGGCAAGTAGCTTTCTGCACAGTGCAATGGAGCACAGTAACATCCTTTCAGTATCGTTGATGGCAGATTCTATATGAAACTGAATTCTGGGCAAATAGATTCCAAGAATTCTTTGGAACTAGTATTCAGGGTCTCAGTGTGAGCAGCCATTTTGGTACTGGCCTGAAGAGACATGAGGGTGAGAAGTGGTGATCaaggaagatgtggagaaagcCCACCTGGGGGAGCAGACGCAGAGAAGGCCCTCTGTGGGGCTCCTTCAGGGGAAAAGTGTCCGTGTACATGCTTGGATTTACTGCTCAATGGAGAGGCGCCCAAAGCCATGCACGAGTTGTCGTGCCAGACTCTGCTTCCCAGACTCCACCAGCCTGCATCCCAACCCCCGCTGGTTCCTATGCATTCACCCCCAC
Protein-coding regions in this window:
- the LOC133252991 gene encoding LOW QUALITY PROTEIN: aryl hydrocarbon receptor-like (The sequence of the model RefSeq protein was modified relative to this genomic sequence to represent the inferred CDS: substituted 1 base at 1 genomic stop codon); protein product: MLSTGGQYTVKKRKKAVPKSPRPQPPEGAKSNPSKRHRDRLNQELGKLSSLLPFPEDVRARLDKLSVLRLIVGYLKVKSYFTGTMPNTGGHIXDGPGHLGGLYRMDIPAHGELFSEGDLLLQALDGFLVAVTEDGYVFYVSPTVQDYLGFHQSDVIYQSVFELIHKEDRATFQSQFLWPPDTTPISRAEQQDTHSLPRKKFCPLGGTSSDSLQHLSLEEPSYLERNFVCRFRCLLDNSGFLELNFHGRLKFLPGKNNSSEDGIPISPQLTLFAVATPRQPFTILELQNKDVFFQTKHKLDFTPIACDSRGKVVLGYTDSELCRQGSGYQFIHAADAMYCAENHARMMRTGESGLTVFRLLTKRAGWLWVQSNAHLVFRGGQPDCIVARQRALTDVEGEDHLRKRALQGPFTFTTGEAILYESSLPGPLTALPARKRTRATKGPPTDQGPVCTGSLLGATRQQDESEYLSCLAPTSQGSALERWGSHDKCEDNQEKEEEKGDRSLLTLIERLLEKDVEEQLDLCSTLQHLGVTDLDQSLWGKNLLRADADTAGSQTCCLLPPSQERGPHSQEEALSHGNVGSPLPASTTAPQTPKPRSSLDAGQPAMAVTPPQNRGAAPSYIHAHTQHCLTSSSTLQSPPWWQPWHSQVAPLGLGMFEKPTPFDLVSLPEASSPSQSAQLFQSNCALSLPLGQNVPGHLAQPGLGSLDFCKESFPWTPSQSSQCQGPLNASDSTSFANPCGTHSLDSIWDSRVQGQPVVVPVEVGAEQGAGEAQPDPSAPVVYHS